GACCACggccccacccccccccccccccggcggcGGCGATGTCTGGTAAGTCTCAttagaccccccccccccccagatAGGGTTGTTATAAAATCAATGTAGATGGAGCAGTATTCAACGAGGTAGGGGGTTGTGGGGTTGGAGTTGTGATCAGAAATGAATGGGGGCAACCGATGGGAGCAATGAGCAAGAGGTTCGAGTGGTCATGGGGTGCATTAGAAACTGAAGCTAAAGCCATAAAAGAAGGGGTCCAGCTAGTATGGGACCTTGGACTTAAGGATGTTATACTTGAAAGTGATGCGCAAGTGGTGTTGAGTGCTCTGCGAGGGCAAGTTTCAATTCCAAGCTCCATCCAGAAGATCGTTGAAGGAATACAGATGGGAAAGAGTCTGTTTAACTCATGGGAGGTGGCCCATAtcctatgaagcacgggtgcgggtgcgggactcggcaatttttgaaaaaggtgggtgcgggtgcggcaggactcggcgattaaaaaattattaaaaatatttttacaatatatgtttaatatattgctaagcatactttttcacattatataaacaaataccaaatttaagagcaatagtagataataactaaaacatgacgttcataaattaaatattatccacaagattgaaactaaaacattccatgatgtttggaaattagaatacaactcataagtttgaaactaaaacaaaataaaagataatcaacaagacaatcaaacacaaatatcaTCATCCTCAAGATCAATAGCTTCACTTCGAACTTCACTTTCACTAGTAGTAGCACTAGTGTTAACATTCCCAATAACTATGGCCTCCAACTCTGGCTCATCAAGTGTAAGAGCTGCATTCTCAAGAATTCCAGCTCCTCCATGCATGTCGCTCTCATTCCAAGAGTCTCCTGCAATATCCCACATCTTTGTTGCGGTATGTATGTACTCTTCATTGCGCCTTGACAAGAGTCGAAGATTAGAATGCACATATACCAAATCCTCAGCGCGTGCAGgagccattttgtttctttttaaggaatgaatgaatttgtacGTGCTCCAATTTCTCTCAGCACATGAGGATGAGCAAGGTTGTCCAAGAAGTTTAAGGGCAAGGGTTTGAAGAGTTGGAAATGCGGAGCCATGGTATTGCCACCAAACCAAAGGTAGTAAGGTCCACCTATCCGTCAAGGCACTTGGTGAAGGAAACCTCCCTCCTGAAAATTTAGCAAACTCAAACTTCACCACCGTTAAGTCATTCTCATCTTCAAAGTATCGCTCCAAACACTTGCTTCTTTCCATAGAAATTTCATGATCCCAATGTGGAGGGATGCGTTTTGGATTCTTCGAAAGCCATTCAATGGAGTAATACCtagttaaagattaaaaaacaaatatagatgAAACGTGTGTTTTACTAAAAGGGTGAACTAaggaaaatagataataaatgtACTTACGTAGGATTTAAGGAATGAGCCAAGCAATGTAGTGGTGTACAATTTTTAGTCCATCGATCAATGAGTATATCATACACCACACCCCAAAATGAGCTATATTGATCATCTTCCAAGCCTTCATGCCGATATATCATTGCTTTCACCTTCTCTatcatggaatcccacatctcATACACAAGATGAAGACAAGGCTTATCTGTGTCGGCTATTCGTAGCATATCATAAATGGGTGCTGTGAATTCAAGGATATAATCAATATTATCCCACCAAAGATCACTTAGAATCATATCTTTCACCTTTTGAGCTTTTCCAATATCATCATCCCTATAAGAAGCCCATTGGTCACTAATAGCCATGGCTTGAagacatctttttattaacttcaaCCTTTTCAACGTTACAACCACCGAAGCAAATCTAGTATCAGCAACTTTGagcaattttaatgaaaaaaattcattaaatattGCCAACCTCATAGAATAGTTCATGATAAAAACACGTATGAAGGATGCATCATCAGCAACACGTGTAATCCAACTACATTCCTCATATGTAACTTCATTCTTTTCAGTGTTTTTTGCTGCACAAATATTCTTGAAAGCTAGATTGAGAGTGTGGACAACACAAggtgtccaaaatattttaggatacTCACCCTCAATAAGAGCTCCAGCAGACttcatcacattagcattatcaGTGATGACTTGGACAACTTTTTCATGTCCAATCTCTTTTATAGCATCCTTCAACACCCCAGCAATGTAATGCTTGTCTTTGAACTCACCTGACCCATCAATTGCCTTTATAAACACTGGACCCCCATCTGATACAgccataatattaataagaggCCTCCTTTGTGGATCTGACCATCCATCATAAACTATACTTACATCATTTTCAAGCCAAGAGTCCTTAATTGGTTTCAAAAGTCTTTCAACATGAGCTCTTTCCTTTTGCAAAAGTGTTGTTCTCAAAGCATTGTATCCAGGAGGAAGATAACCCGGAATGCTATAAGTAGCAGCAAATGCATAGGAACTACGATAATGTGGGTTCCTTGCAAAGTTAAACGGAAGCCCACCGGTGTAAAACATCCTAGCAATTCTGCTATCCAAATCATGTCTAGCATTATTCTGAAATGCTTTCTCCAAAGTAGTATTCATAGTCACCTTCCTCCTCTTAGCATCAACCGGATTTGTGCTATGACTACTATCACTCCCTTCCTGTCTCCGAAATGGGGAAATAGGTATCCCACGGCCTGGGGGAGGTGGGGGCAAGGGAATTTGACTTCTCTGTTCTTGCTCTAACTTATTAGTCTCAACTTGATCATACATTCGCTGCATTTCCAACCTATGGCTCTTTGACACATTACGGCATGCTCTAATACCTTTGCCagaaatttgtaataaatgagCCTTAACCCTAGAATAGGATCCCATAAAAACTATATCACAATAGTTGCACTTAAAATATGTGTTTCCACCAGATTTAACAGATGCACCAACTGGTTTTTCTACTTTAGTCACATACTGCCAAAGAGGAGATTCAGCATTTGACACTTCTTGTGAACTTTCTGTGCTATTAACTTCGTCCATTGTA
This genomic stretch from Quercus robur chromosome 4, dhQueRobu3.1, whole genome shotgun sequence harbors:
- the LOC126721553 gene encoding uncharacterized protein LOC126721553 codes for the protein MDEVNSTESSQEVSNAESPLWQYVTKVEKPVGASVKSGGNTYFKCNYCDIVFMGSYSRVKAHLLQISGKGIRACRNVSKSHRLEMQRMYDQVETNKLEQEQRSQIPLPPPPPGRGIPISPFRRQEGSDSSHSTNPVDAKRRKVTMNTTLEKAFQNNARHDLDSRIARMFYTGGLPFNFARNPHYRSSYAFAATYSIPGYLPPGYNALRTTLLQKERAHVERLLKPIKDSWLENDVSIVYDGWSDPQRRPLINIMAVSDGGPVFIKAIDGSGEFKDKHYIAGVLKDAIKEIGHEKVVQVITDNANVMKSAGALIEGEYPKIFWTPCVVHTLNLAFKNICAAKNTEKNEVTYEECSWITRVADDASFIRVFIMNYSMRLAIFNEFFSLKLLKVADTRFASVVVTLKRLKLIKRCLQAMAISDQWASYRDDDIGKAQKVKDMILSDLWWDNIDYILEFTAPIYDMLRIADTDKPCLHLVYEMWDSMIEKVKAMIYRHEGLEDDQYSSFWGVVYDILIDRWTKNCTPLHCLAHSLNPTYYSIEWLSKNPKRIPPHWDHEISMERSKCLERYFEDENDLTVVKFEFAKFSGGRFPSPSALTDRWTLLPLVWWQYHGSAFPTLQTLALKLLGQPCSSSCAERNWSTYKFIHSLKRNKMAPARAEDLVYVHSNLRLLSRRNEEYIHTATKMWDIAGDSWNESDMHGGAGILENAALTLDEPELEAIVIGNVNTSATTSESEVRSEAIDLEDDDICV